Proteins encoded by one window of Primulina huaijiensis isolate GDHJ02 chromosome 1, ASM1229523v2, whole genome shotgun sequence:
- the LOC140975003 gene encoding uncharacterized protein has product MHSNALQKNKQANFIRKMCPNFDREDGLETVLEVPIPEDMFTRMGNNVAVRWQNMATWMKAQTSDKWSSPIIAGRYNELSFLLYFVGSPLIPMQVQLDQSIHRPIKHASIEASTAKYIVQQYIAATGGQPALNTVNSMCAIGQVKISASDFHQGDNESVKVTSTEEAGGFVLWQKNPDKWCLELLISGCKVISGSNGKIAWRQSSNQQRPMSKGPPRPLRRFLQGLDPRSIANLFIDAVCIGEKIINDQDCFILKLDASQSTLEAQSSPKSEIIHHTLWGYFSQRSGLLVKLEDSRLLTVKTSKDDGDVFWETSMESVIEGYKYVDNVNIAHSGKTFVTVFRYGEQSANHKRELEESWKIEEVDFNVSGLNSEFFMPPTDFKLK; this is encoded by the exons ATGCATTCCAACGCACTGCAGAAGAACAAACAAGCTAATTTCATTCGAAAAATGTGCCCGAATTTCGACCGGGAAGACGGGCTTGAGACTGTGTTGGAGGTGCCCATCCCGGAGGACATGTTCACCAGGATGGGGAATAATGTGGCGGTGCGGTGGCAGAACATGGCGACGTGGATGAAAGCTCAGACTTCCGATAAGTGGTCCTCGCCGATCATTGCCGGAAGATACAACGAATTGAGCTTTCTTCTGTATTTTGTGGGATCTCCTCTTATACCTATGCAAGTTCAGTTGGATCAATCCATACATCGTCCCATTAAACATGCTTCCATT gaaGCTTCAACAGCCAAATACATAGTGCAACAGTACATAGCGGCAACAGGAGGGCAACCGGCACTGAACACGGTAAACAGCATGTGTGCGATAGGACAGGTTAAGATCAGTGCATCAGATTTTCATCAAGGTGATAATGAAAGTGTCAAGGTCACGAGCACGGAGGAAGCGGGAGGCTTCGTGCTGTGGCAGAAGAATCCAGACAAGTGGTGTTTAGAGCTGCTGATTTCGGGATGCAAGGTTATATCAGGAAGCAATGGCAAGATTGCTTGGAGACAGTCCTCGAATCAGCAAAGGCCAATGTCGaagggtcctcctagacctttACGTCGATTCTTACAG GGCCTGGATCCACGTTCAATAGCCAATTTGTTCATCGATGCAGTATGCATCGGCGAAAAAATCATAAACGACCAAGATTGCTTCATACTAAAGCTAGATGCAAGCCAATCTACATTAGAAGCACAGAGCAGCCCGAAATCCGAAATCATTCATCACACTTTATGGGGATACTTTAGCCAAAGATCCGGCCTGCTGGTTAAGTTAGAGGATTCCAGATTACTCACAGTGAAAACCAGTAAAGATGATGGCGACGTTTTCTGGGAAACGAGCATGGAATCTGTGATCGAAGGCTACAAGTATGTAGATAATGTGAATATTGCACATAGTGGGAAGACATTTGTCACTGTTTTTAGATATGGGGAGCAATCTGCAAATCACAAAAGGGAATTGGAAGAATCCTGGAAAATCGAAGAGGTCGATTTCAATGTTTCCGGTTTGAATTCTGAATTCTTCATGCCTCCAACTGATTTTAAGCTAAAATAA
- the LOC140974995 gene encoding acidic leucine-rich nuclear phosphoprotein 32-related protein-like: MDEIWERAVEAALDGQTDVASVRSLTLDGAVKCLHGRLPQPSLFEKFHSLQHFSIANIGVSSLEQFPHLRNLQRLILSDNRIAGGLEFLVKAGLESLRDLDLSNNRISDINDLRPLAELRLDSLDLYECPVTRIKDYRAQVFGLIRSLKYLDKMDVDENERPESDDEDEDEEEEDDPGSGEVDGEDHPFRLNNGDQAGMEGVVDVDEDEESDADEEETEIPRVVDGLSRGCRDSHPHPNGFGVVAVDGEDDDDEGEEDDDLVEVYEDDEGEDEDVVEVHEIDDSEEEDGVEEDEDEDEDEEEEVNNDERDFGEAGGTGRLTSAEGEIDGHEQGEDDADEDDNGETGEEEQAVEEDGDFDDEDEEEDYDNGYLVQPVGRAEPQTGGSDLDPGDEDEDPEIEEDLEEEDDEENLDGEIQELPSSSSDKRKRNEDSHKDNDDDDMLPFSKSSKND, translated from the exons atggaTGAGATCTGGGAGAGGGCGGTGGAGGCTGCATTAGACGGTCAAACGGACGTCGCTTCCGTCCGATCGTTAACCCTCGACGGCGCCGTCAAGTGCCTTCACGGTCGTTTACCTCAGCCGTCACTTTTCGAGAAGTTTCACAGCCTGCAGCACTTCTCCATAGCGAATATAGGCGTCTCGTCGCTAGAGCAGTTCCCTCACCTCCGAAATTTGCAAAGGCTAATCCTGTCAGACAACAGGATTGCCGGAGGCTTAGAGTTCCTTGTTAAAGCGGGTCTTGAATCGCTGCGGGACCTCGACTTGTCCAATAATCGAATTTCTGATATTAACGACTTGAGGCCGTTGGCGGAACTGAGGTTGGATTCTTTGGATCTTTATGAGTGCCCGGTAACACGGATTAAGGACTACCGGGCCCAGGTTTTTGGTTTAATTAGGTCTTTGAAGTATTTGGATAAGATGGATGTAGATGAGAATGAGAGGCCGGAATCGGATGACGAAGATGAGGATGAAGAAGAGGAGGATGATCCTGGGAGCGGAGAGGTTGACGGGGAGGATCATCCGTTTAGGTTGAACAACGGCGATCAAGCTGGGATGGAGGGAGTTGTGGATGTAGACGAGGACGAGGAGAGTGATGCTGATGAGGAGGAAACAGAAATTCCTAGAGTGGTCGACGGGTTGAGCAGAGGTTGCAGGGATTCTCATCCCCATCCGAATGGTTTTGGGGTGGTTGCTGTGGATGgggaggatgatgatgatgaaggaGAAGAAGACGATGATTTGGTGGAGGTGTACGAGGATGACGAGGGAGAGGATGAGGATGtggtggaagtacatgagatTGATGACagtgaagaagaagatggtGTGGAGGAGGATGAGGACGAGGATGAAGATGAGGAAGAAGAGGTGAACAATGATGAGAGGGATTTTGGGGAGGCTGGTGGTACTGGGAGGTTGACGAGTGCGGAGGGTGAGATTGATGGGCATGAGCAAGGTGAGGATGATGCAGATGAGGACGATAATGGGGAGACTGGGGAAGAAGAACAGGCTGTTGAGGAGGATGGTGATTTTGACGATGAGGATGAG GAGGAAGATTACGACAATGGGTATCTGGTACAACCTGTTGGGCGTGCTGAGCCACAAACAGGTGGTAGTGACCTGGACCCTGGAGACGAGGATGAGGATCCTGAAATCGAGGAAGATCtcgaagaagaagatgatgaggAAAACCTAGATGGGGAAATTCAAGAATTGCCATCATCTTCATCCGAcaaaaggaaaagaaatgaAGATTCTCATAAagataatgatgatgatgatatgcTGCCGTTCAGCAAATCCTCGAAGAACGATTAG